A DNA window from Dehalococcoidia bacterium contains the following coding sequences:
- a CDS encoding cysteine desulfurase family protein: MDSDRRIYFDHAATTPTDERVVKAMLPYLTNAWGNASSIYAEAREARKGLDAARRTVAGVLGCKPNEVIFTSGGTEADNLGLRGVAEASRRRGDHIITTAIEHHAVLHECEQLERRGFRITYLPVDGEGFVDLDALRAALDDRTILVSVMYANNEVGTIEPIAEVARIVKERDPHIALHTDAVQAAGALELDVDALGADLLSLAAHKIYGPKGVGALFVRNRTPFLPQTVGGSQERNRRAGTENVAGAVGLATALQLAQDELSARNAHLIAMRDRLLDDLPRRVPGTIVTGPLDRARRLPNSASFAFENVEGEAVLLQLDLLGVAASSGSACTTASLEPSHVLVAMGVPERYQRGSLRITLGKGNTMADVDRLLEVLPPAVGKIRALAPAAR; the protein is encoded by the coding sequence ATGGATAGCGACCGCCGCATCTACTTCGACCACGCCGCGACGACGCCTACCGACGAGCGCGTCGTTAAGGCGATGCTGCCGTACCTGACGAACGCCTGGGGCAATGCCTCCAGCATCTACGCCGAGGCCCGCGAAGCGCGCAAGGGCCTCGATGCGGCACGCCGCACGGTCGCCGGCGTCCTGGGCTGCAAGCCGAACGAGGTGATCTTCACGAGCGGCGGCACGGAGGCCGACAACCTCGGCCTGCGCGGTGTGGCGGAGGCTTCGCGACGGCGAGGCGACCACATCATCACGACGGCGATCGAGCACCATGCCGTCCTCCATGAGTGCGAACAGCTCGAGCGTAGGGGCTTTCGCATCACGTATTTGCCGGTCGATGGCGAAGGCTTCGTCGACCTCGATGCACTGCGCGCCGCGCTCGACGATCGCACGATCCTCGTCAGCGTGATGTACGCGAACAACGAAGTCGGCACGATTGAGCCCATCGCCGAGGTCGCGCGTATCGTCAAGGAGCGTGATCCGCACATCGCGCTGCACACCGATGCCGTGCAGGCTGCCGGTGCGCTCGAACTCGACGTCGACGCTCTCGGCGCCGATCTTTTGTCGCTCGCCGCGCACAAGATCTACGGGCCGAAGGGCGTCGGCGCGCTGTTCGTGCGGAACCGCACGCCGTTCCTGCCGCAGACCGTCGGCGGCTCGCAGGAGCGCAACCGCCGCGCCGGCACCGAGAACGTTGCGGGCGCCGTCGGTCTCGCGACAGCGCTGCAGCTCGCGCAGGACGAACTGTCCGCTCGCAACGCGCACCTCATCGCGATGCGCGACCGGCTGCTCGATGATTTGCCGCGGCGTGTGCCCGGCACGATCGTCACCGGGCCGCTCGACCGCGCACGCCGCCTGCCGAACAGCGCCAGCTTCGCGTTCGAGAACGTCGAGGGCGAGGCCGTGCTGCTGCAGCTCGACCTGCTCGGCGTCGCAGCCAGCAGCGGCTCCGCCTGCACGACGGCATCTCTCGAACCGTCGCACGTGCTCGTCGCGATGGGCGTGCCCGAGCGCTATCAGCGTGGCAGCCTGCGCATCACGCTCGGCAAGGGCAATACGATGGCCGACGTCGACCGCCTGCTCGAGGTGCTGCCGCCGGCGGTCGGGAAGATCCGCGCGCTTGCGCCCGCCGCGCGCTAA
- a CDS encoding DUF3179 domain-containing (seleno)protein, with translation MDTQDEITQPAGADAEAQPAHSLALAASAARAATFVVLAMTFVLIAWGQWAIDHEQAPFDWPFTRWLEHRWTWDFRRPNALAFGVPLFVAGGLVFAALAPRGLPRFLPSSASLSLPLRARIVVALLVVPLVIWAWLNLRLYNGHYEPAYRWLFFLSVLAMLAGVVAIDVMRGVYGRLRLAWSHAAEALAVFAITGTFIGINARDLNNWRYSTIGDDGEFYVWAKRIGDQPDINWFSQSGPFGYHPVLSSAWQALSIRVFGDSLFGWKMASLLAIALTLPLFYWLLRELFSVRVAVFGTLFLGASHYLFAYAHTGYDNILAIFPAVGCLALLAAGVRRGSMAFLFASGLFAGMGFYTFYSSRSAIMIAGVAALALTWQRFDAGSLRRQATSIGVLVAGFIVFALPIFATNQWEVIDATLGEGTDKANYPFWKLVGENISRSLLGWTYNPADHHYVAGSLLDSLTVVFTVAGFFFALTRVRRAPFFMVLMWFAVAVVVSGVLSPYGVVVISRMHYALPPLAAFAGIAVDRLLSAAEDVYPTRSGAWVATLAAIAVLAPLLFISNGRHFFLYSAHRNPTPNDTIIARELSASQCRDGALRSVAYHNAPGQTMDFNWPFFDMKHRKPLQLNYAHLSQVYNAYPSTGGVGCVVLPNLDPADWIEGAEDIRRVQAAMQEGASSPGDFQVVSDLTGSANRRVGVSLREGKGVAAADLSGVWRTDLSRGDGLEGIVKGQERDFFAALDDPTMKPAREVSLFHEEPVLVVEDGESVRGYPLRYVIWRGIVNDTIGGEPVAVTYDPIAGSARVFSRTLPGRTVTFSITGLLRDGNALLYDRETETWWQQLTGVAVTGELAGTRLEARSARVVPWKDYALAYPDAPTLAIESSAFEGTTNPYIGYEVRDGRPIFTLAAIDDRLRPMDRVAVIESNGERVAVPFPDGGPKMNMVLPITVSGTPVVIFFDWRAWSLLDSQNYRDSRPIGTMTAYAPHVAGSPETETFEASGADAFTERRTGSVWDTLGRAVDGPLRGAQLEPVPMVVGFWFSVASVYPGIEIVHPDAHDEPAASSIDE, from the coding sequence ATGGACACTCAGGACGAGATAACTCAGCCGGCCGGGGCTGACGCCGAAGCCCAGCCGGCGCACTCGCTGGCGCTCGCCGCATCGGCTGCGCGCGCCGCCACGTTCGTAGTCCTCGCAATGACGTTCGTGCTCATCGCATGGGGCCAGTGGGCGATCGATCACGAGCAAGCCCCGTTCGACTGGCCCTTCACGCGCTGGCTCGAGCATCGCTGGACGTGGGACTTCCGTCGCCCCAACGCTCTCGCATTCGGAGTGCCGCTGTTCGTCGCGGGCGGCCTGGTGTTTGCCGCGCTTGCGCCGCGGGGCCTGCCCCGGTTCCTGCCCTCATCTGCATCCCTGTCACTGCCGCTGCGGGCGCGCATTGTGGTCGCGCTGCTGGTCGTGCCGCTGGTCATCTGGGCGTGGCTCAACCTGCGGCTGTACAACGGGCATTACGAACCTGCGTATCGTTGGCTGTTTTTCTTGAGCGTGCTCGCGATGCTTGCAGGCGTCGTCGCGATCGATGTGATGCGCGGGGTCTACGGGCGCCTGCGCCTGGCGTGGTCTCATGCCGCCGAGGCGCTGGCGGTGTTCGCGATCACAGGGACGTTCATCGGGATCAATGCCCGGGATCTGAACAACTGGCGCTACTCGACCATCGGAGACGATGGCGAGTTCTACGTTTGGGCGAAGCGCATTGGCGACCAACCAGACATCAATTGGTTCAGCCAGTCGGGACCGTTCGGATATCACCCGGTCCTGAGTTCAGCCTGGCAGGCGTTGAGCATTCGCGTGTTCGGCGACTCGCTATTCGGGTGGAAGATGGCATCGCTGCTCGCGATCGCGCTCACGCTCCCGCTGTTCTACTGGCTGTTGCGTGAGTTGTTCAGCGTGCGCGTCGCGGTGTTCGGGACCCTCTTCCTCGGCGCATCGCACTACCTGTTTGCATACGCGCACACCGGCTACGACAACATTCTCGCGATCTTCCCGGCGGTGGGTTGTCTGGCGTTGCTCGCGGCTGGCGTCCGCCGCGGCAGCATGGCCTTCCTTTTCGCATCGGGACTGTTCGCGGGCATGGGCTTCTACACGTTCTACTCGTCACGGTCCGCGATCATGATCGCAGGCGTCGCGGCGCTGGCGCTGACATGGCAGCGCTTCGACGCCGGCTCGCTGCGCCGCCAGGCGACGTCGATTGGCGTGCTCGTCGCCGGTTTCATCGTGTTTGCGCTCCCCATCTTCGCAACAAATCAGTGGGAGGTGATCGATGCGACCCTGGGCGAGGGGACGGATAAGGCGAACTACCCCTTCTGGAAGCTCGTCGGTGAGAATATCTCGCGAAGCCTTCTGGGCTGGACGTACAACCCGGCGGATCACCACTACGTCGCCGGAAGTCTTCTCGACAGTCTCACCGTCGTCTTCACGGTCGCCGGGTTCTTCTTCGCGCTGACACGGGTGCGACGTGCGCCGTTCTTCATGGTCCTGATGTGGTTTGCGGTGGCCGTGGTCGTCTCCGGCGTCCTTTCGCCCTACGGTGTCGTCGTCATATCACGCATGCACTACGCGCTGCCGCCGCTGGCCGCGTTTGCCGGGATTGCCGTTGACCGGCTGCTGTCCGCGGCGGAAGACGTTTACCCAACACGGTCGGGTGCGTGGGTCGCGACGCTTGCCGCGATCGCCGTGCTGGCGCCCCTGCTCTTCATCTCGAACGGCCGCCATTTCTTTCTCTACTCGGCGCATCGCAACCCGACGCCCAACGACACGATCATCGCGCGTGAGTTGTCCGCCTCACAGTGCCGCGACGGTGCGTTGCGCAGTGTCGCCTATCACAACGCGCCGGGGCAGACCATGGACTTCAACTGGCCGTTCTTCGACATGAAGCACCGGAAGCCGCTGCAGTTGAATTACGCCCATTTATCGCAGGTCTACAACGCTTATCCATCGACCGGCGGAGTCGGCTGCGTCGTGCTGCCCAACCTCGATCCAGCCGACTGGATCGAGGGCGCCGAGGACATCCGGCGCGTGCAGGCGGCGATGCAGGAAGGTGCCAGTTCGCCAGGGGACTTCCAGGTCGTCTCCGACCTGACCGGCTCCGCGAATCGGCGCGTCGGAGTCTCATTGCGGGAGGGGAAAGGCGTCGCCGCCGCCGATCTCTCCGGCGTGTGGCGCACCGACCTCAGCCGTGGCGACGGGCTCGAGGGCATCGTCAAGGGCCAGGAGCGCGACTTCTTCGCTGCGCTCGATGATCCGACGATGAAACCCGCGAGGGAAGTATCGCTCTTTCATGAGGAACCGGTGCTCGTCGTTGAGGACGGTGAGAGTGTACGCGGCTACCCCCTGCGTTACGTGATCTGGCGCGGCATCGTCAACGATACGATCGGCGGCGAGCCGGTGGCCGTTACGTACGATCCGATCGCCGGCAGCGCGCGCGTGTTCAGCCGGACGTTGCCTGGACGCACGGTCACGTTCAGCATCACGGGGCTGCTCCGCGACGGCAACGCGCTGCTCTACGACCGGGAGACAGAGACATGGTGGCAACAGCTCACGGGCGTCGCGGTGACGGGCGAACTCGCGGGCACACGGCTCGAAGCACGGAGCGCGCGTGTGGTGCCGTGGAAGGACTACGCGCTGGCATACCCTGACGCGCCGACGCTTGCCATCGAATCATCCGCATTCGAAGGAACGACGAACCCGTACATCGGCTACGAGGTGCGCGATGGCCGGCCAATCTTCACGCTCGCAGCCATCGACGATCGGTTGCGACCGATGGACCGCGTCGCCGTCATCGAATCAAACGGCGAGCGCGTCGCCGTGCCGTTTCCGGACGGCGGTCCGAAGATGAACATGGTCCTGCCGATCACGGTAAGCGGCACGCCCGTGGTGATTTTCTTCGACTGGCGCGCGTGGTCGCTGCTGGACAGCCAGAACTACCGCGACTCACGCCCTATCGGGACGATGACGGCGTACGCGCCGCACGTCGCGGGATCGCCCGAGACGGAGACGTTCGAGGCAAGCGGTGCGGACGCCTTCACCGAACGCCGCACGGGGTCTGTGTGGGACACGCTCGGCCGGGCTGTCGATGGTCCGCTTCGGGGGGCGCAGTTGGAGCCGGTGCCCATGGTGGTCGGCTTCTGGTTTAGCGTGGCCTCCGTCTATCCCGGCATCGAGATCGTGCACCCTGACGCGCACGATGAGCCGGCTGCCTCCTCGATCGATGAGTAG
- the erm gene encoding 23S ribosomal RNA methyltransferase Erm, with translation MVGRSRQSSVIGRRGRAAHASEPRSQHFLHSPSLVRNIVAEMRFAPGTMVLDIGAGQGIITRALADAGYTVIAIEKDPRLYRSLRSRFVGRTNIECHPADALAFPLPREPYAVVSNVPFSITAALVRRLLDAPQPPHDAWLIVQREAAMKFAGVPHETMFSLAHKPAFSIEVARRLARSDFAPPPPVDVAMLHVKQRHEPLVTRREMEAWRQFVRQGFRSGAADARTALRPYFTRRQLVILSRDLRFDLRAAPSALTFGQWLALFRFHAQACRGPTGLEAGCGKREAGSRRLHDDRCWPIMMPTPRRFPN, from the coding sequence ATGGTCGGTCGTAGTCGTCAGTCGTCAGTCATCGGTCGTCGGGGGCGCGCTGCACACGCGAGTGAACCGCGGTCGCAGCATTTTCTGCACAGTCCGTCGCTCGTGCGAAACATCGTGGCGGAGATGCGTTTTGCACCGGGCACCATGGTGCTCGACATCGGCGCAGGGCAGGGCATCATCACGCGTGCGCTCGCCGACGCGGGGTACACGGTCATCGCCATCGAGAAGGATCCGCGGCTGTATCGATCGCTGCGGTCGCGATTCGTGGGGCGCACGAACATCGAGTGTCACCCCGCCGACGCGCTGGCGTTCCCGTTGCCGCGCGAGCCGTACGCCGTCGTGTCGAACGTGCCGTTTTCGATCACGGCGGCGCTCGTGCGCCGGCTGCTCGATGCGCCGCAACCGCCGCATGACGCCTGGCTGATCGTCCAGCGCGAAGCGGCGATGAAGTTCGCCGGCGTGCCGCACGAAACGATGTTCTCGCTCGCGCACAAACCGGCGTTCTCGATCGAGGTGGCGCGTCGCCTGGCGCGGAGCGACTTTGCACCGCCGCCGCCCGTCGACGTCGCGATGTTGCACGTGAAACAACGGCATGAGCCGCTCGTCACGCGGCGGGAGATGGAGGCATGGCGCCAATTCGTGCGGCAGGGCTTCCGGAGCGGCGCGGCAGATGCTCGGACGGCGCTCCGGCCCTACTTCACGCGGCGGCAGCTCGTGATCCTTTCGCGCGACCTGCGCTTCGACCTGCGCGCGGCGCCGTCGGCGCTGACGTTCGGCCAGTGGCTGGCGTTATTCCGGTTCCACGCGCAGGCGTGCCGCGGACCCACCGGTCTGGAGGCGGGATGCGGGAAGCGGGAAGCGGGATCGCGCCGGTTGCACGATGACCGATGCTGGCCGATCATGATGCCCACTCCCCGGAGGTTCCCGAACTGA
- a CDS encoding alkaline phosphatase family protein: MTATHERVTTPVGPEREGGQGLDANQYESGDRAIHILLTDATAGPQTDLVITHRDDAYEVWAKRGMIRFQRFLAADGGGYEYRVIEQIGENPVANQDHKALATIDEEVAASKASGFPGVDANRAFIEPEHNTYPFAYERIAQLFDSPNAPDLVMNPKAYAFGRQPGQHGALDTVQARSPLVFRGPGIKKGLITDAPSRQVDVAPTIAKLCGMPLIDGKDVTGRTSSERGVAADVYLKRQDGRVLDEIIEPEAAGRAERAYIFLLDGLSNTELKHRLAEDPDSIPNLRRLIKDGTMFEFGSFTNFPSITWPSHNAIGTGAWGGHHDIVNPTYYLRDKREVVTPQGQQFDTARFLGDGVETLYEAFHRVFGPWQGQQGAFTASIHEPCTRGADHATLERVVIGDRDRLREITARYEGDTSAKWLQDDQKGAHQESIVDNRGVAQAIVLYTDESHPPPRFMFHELTLPDGVGHDYGPHSDGERTALDETDVRMGRIMDVLEAQGLLESTLFVMTTDHGMAPTDADLRANQVQAVVDAGMKAVVPAPLVYLIDMAVAITVHEDGRTAMVEVLANDVDESGERPPIEGAEVTLGTHGAKVLSRAKTDAGGTCGLPLPANVEPEDMFILVQHEDYNPRRLLLDGTSVREDLRGQLYGGR, encoded by the coding sequence ATGACAGCGACGCACGAACGGGTGACCACCCCCGTCGGGCCGGAACGCGAGGGCGGGCAAGGGCTTGACGCGAACCAGTACGAGTCCGGCGACCGCGCGATCCACATCCTGCTCACCGACGCCACCGCGGGGCCGCAGACCGACCTTGTGATTACGCACCGTGACGACGCCTACGAGGTCTGGGCGAAGCGTGGCATGATCCGCTTTCAGCGCTTTCTGGCAGCGGATGGCGGCGGCTACGAGTATCGCGTCATCGAGCAGATCGGCGAGAACCCGGTCGCGAACCAGGACCACAAGGCGCTCGCCACGATCGACGAAGAGGTCGCCGCGTCGAAAGCCTCGGGGTTTCCGGGAGTTGACGCCAACCGGGCGTTCATCGAACCGGAGCACAACACGTATCCGTTTGCGTACGAGCGCATCGCGCAGTTGTTCGACAGCCCGAACGCGCCCGATCTCGTGATGAACCCGAAGGCTTACGCGTTCGGCCGCCAGCCGGGGCAGCATGGCGCTCTCGACACCGTGCAGGCGCGTTCGCCGCTCGTCTTTCGCGGCCCCGGCATTAAGAAGGGCCTGATCACCGATGCGCCGTCGCGTCAGGTGGACGTCGCGCCGACGATTGCGAAGCTGTGCGGGATGCCGTTGATCGATGGCAAGGACGTTACGGGGCGTACGTCGTCGGAGCGGGGCGTCGCGGCGGACGTGTACCTCAAGCGCCAGGACGGCCGCGTGCTCGACGAGATCATCGAGCCGGAGGCGGCCGGGCGCGCCGAACGCGCGTACATCTTCCTGCTCGATGGGTTGAGCAACACCGAACTGAAGCACAGGCTCGCCGAAGATCCGGACTCGATCCCGAACCTGCGCCGCCTCATCAAGGACGGCACGATGTTCGAGTTCGGGTCGTTCACCAACTTTCCAAGCATCACGTGGCCGAGCCACAACGCGATCGGCACCGGCGCCTGGGGCGGGCACCACGACATCGTCAACCCGACGTACTACCTGCGGGACAAGCGGGAGGTCGTGACGCCGCAAGGGCAGCAGTTCGACACGGCGCGATTCCTCGGCGACGGCGTGGAGACGCTGTACGAGGCGTTTCACCGGGTCTTCGGGCCGTGGCAGGGGCAGCAGGGCGCGTTCACGGCATCGATCCATGAGCCGTGCACGCGCGGCGCCGACCACGCGACGCTCGAGCGCGTCGTGATCGGCGACCGCGACCGGCTGCGTGAGATCACCGCACGATACGAAGGCGATACGAGCGCGAAGTGGTTGCAGGATGATCAGAAGGGCGCGCACCAGGAGTCGATCGTCGATAACCGGGGCGTTGCGCAGGCGATCGTGCTGTACACCGACGAGAGCCACCCGCCGCCCAGGTTCATGTTCCACGAACTGACGCTGCCCGACGGCGTGGGCCACGATTACGGGCCGCACTCGGACGGCGAACGCACGGCGCTCGACGAGACGGATGTGCGCATGGGCCGCATCATGGACGTGCTGGAGGCGCAGGGCCTGCTGGAGAGCACGCTGTTCGTCATGACGACGGATCACGGCATGGCGCCGACCGACGCCGACCTGCGGGCAAACCAGGTGCAGGCTGTCGTCGATGCGGGCATGAAGGCCGTCGTCCCGGCGCCGCTTGTCTATCTGATCGACATGGCCGTCGCGATCACGGTACACGAGGATGGCCGCACGGCGATGGTCGAAGTGCTCGCGAATGACGTCGACGAGTCGGGCGAGCGGCCGCCGATCGAGGGCGCGGAGGTGACGCTGGGCACGCATGGCGCGAAGGTGCTCTCGCGCGCGAAGACGGACGCGGGCGGCACGTGCGGGCTGCCGCTGCCGGCAAACGTCGAGCCGGAGGACATGTTCATCTTGGTGCAACACGAAGACTACAATCCGCGCCGCCTGCTGCTCGATGGCACGAGCGTGCGGGAGGACCTGCGGGGACAACTGTACGGCGGGCGCTAG
- a CDS encoding DinB family protein — protein MEDASSLRAIAERNAINAIRCLAAAERAVDEGRLNTAKVLRAAALASRGRALIIERSLSVDAMSPLLIATLTEDLHREIEALGGISSPVAALALDVAESVYGVVDTTRRSLERNRDVFEREVAQFLFGCLECGYLVEEQRPDVCPACGSIAAEFELFAPFFSSTSERIARRQPAEIVAMLSEAPGALAGNMAGVPDAILRGRLAAGEWCMKEIAGHMIDIAELFCRRLRSVLDPETPQAAERSPLPWKLLEGQGYEEMTGEELTSRFSVAVDDALSMIATLGTADWRKRVELVSGRVSVLDMGSWLANHNRAHLEQIAAHRSRAD, from the coding sequence ATGGAAGACGCGTCCAGCCTGCGTGCGATCGCCGAACGGAACGCGATCAACGCCATACGCTGTTTGGCGGCCGCTGAGCGCGCGGTCGACGAGGGCAGACTCAACACAGCGAAGGTGCTGCGCGCGGCGGCGCTGGCGTCGCGGGGGCGAGCGTTGATCATCGAGCGATCGCTCTCCGTTGACGCGATGAGTCCGTTGCTTATCGCGACGTTGACCGAGGACCTGCACCGGGAGATCGAAGCACTGGGCGGCATCAGTTCCCCGGTCGCCGCGCTCGCTCTGGATGTTGCGGAGTCTGTGTATGGCGTGGTGGACACAACACGGCGCAGCCTCGAACGAAATCGCGACGTGTTCGAGCGCGAGGTCGCGCAGTTCCTGTTCGGATGTCTGGAGTGCGGGTACCTCGTCGAGGAGCAGCGGCCCGACGTCTGTCCCGCGTGCGGATCGATCGCCGCTGAGTTCGAGTTGTTCGCGCCGTTCTTCTCGTCGACGAGCGAGCGCATCGCACGTCGCCAGCCCGCCGAGATCGTAGCGATGCTGAGCGAGGCGCCGGGCGCGCTGGCTGGAAACATGGCAGGCGTACCTGACGCGATCCTGCGCGGAAGGCTCGCTGCCGGCGAGTGGTGCATGAAGGAAATCGCCGGGCACATGATCGACATCGCCGAATTGTTCTGTCGCCGGCTGCGGTCCGTGCTCGACCCCGAAACGCCGCAGGCAGCCGAGCGTTCGCCGCTCCCGTGGAAGCTGTTGGAGGGCCAGGGCTACGAAGAGATGACGGGCGAGGAGTTGACATCGCGTTTCTCCGTGGCTGTCGATGATGCACTCTCGATGATCGCCACGCTCGGTACCGCCGATTGGCGCAAGCGAGTAGAGCTTGTGAGCGGCCGCGTATCGGTGCTGGATATGGGGTCGTGGCTCGCGAACCACAATCGGGCGCATCTTGAACAGATCGCCGCACACCGGTCCCGCGCGGACTAG